One segment of uncultured Tolumonas sp. DNA contains the following:
- a CDS encoding septation protein A gives MKQLLDFIPLIIFFAVYKLHDIYAATGALMIATLLQIIIVWFMYKKLERSQLITLALVMVFGAATLFFHNESFIKWKVTVLYAAFGSALWISQFLLKKPLMKNLLGKEMQLPDVVWNRINFSWGLFFWILGGLNVYVAFYLPTEIWVDFKVFGVLGLMLVSTLLTGVYIYRYLPTDNQQDKE, from the coding sequence ATGAAACAGCTGCTCGATTTCATCCCTCTCATCATCTTTTTTGCCGTCTATAAACTGCACGATATTTATGCCGCAACCGGCGCATTGATGATTGCAACCTTGCTGCAAATTATCATCGTCTGGTTTATGTATAAAAAATTGGAACGCAGTCAGTTAATTACCTTGGCTTTAGTGATGGTTTTTGGTGCTGCAACACTCTTTTTCCATAACGAATCATTTATTAAATGGAAAGTGACCGTCTTATATGCGGCATTCGGCTCAGCCTTATGGATCAGCCAATTCCTGTTGAAAAAGCCGCTGATGAAAAATTTATTAGGTAAAGAGATGCAGCTGCCCGATGTAGTCTGGAATCGGATTAACTTTTCCTGGGGGCTTTTCTTCTGGATTTTGGGCGGATTAAACGTTTACGTTGCTTTCTACCTACCCACTGAAATCTGGGTCGATTTCAAAGTATTCGGTGTATTAGGTCTGATGTTGGTCAGCACATTACTGACCGGTGTTTATATTTACCGTTATCTGCCGACGGATAACCAACAGGATAAGGAATAG
- the cysQ gene encoding 3'(2'),5'-bisphosphate nucleotidase CysQ yields the protein MLNDELIAVVLQIVKDAGLAILSVYDEPVELTVKADESPLTQADKASHQLIEQQLQLLTPEWLVVSEESDDAVKAKRTTLPIYWLVDPLDGTKEFIKRNGEFTVNIALIVDGIAVFGAVGVPVQNKLYWGGKGYGCWLEDETGVHALSGTIKSGNTPLRVVGSRSHVNAETAEYLEKLGEHELVSVGSSLKFCLLAEGKADLYPRLGPTCEWDTAAAQAVLEGAGGKVETLAGQPLRYSKADILNPWFVASI from the coding sequence ATGTTAAATGATGAATTAATTGCTGTGGTATTACAGATCGTGAAAGACGCCGGACTCGCTATTTTGTCTGTCTATGATGAACCGGTGGAGTTGACGGTTAAAGCAGATGAATCGCCTTTAACGCAAGCGGATAAAGCATCGCACCAATTGATTGAACAACAACTTCAGCTACTGACACCCGAGTGGCTAGTGGTTTCTGAAGAATCGGATGACGCTGTGAAGGCAAAACGCACCACATTGCCAATCTATTGGCTGGTTGATCCACTAGATGGCACCAAAGAATTCATCAAACGGAATGGTGAGTTTACTGTCAATATTGCACTGATTGTTGATGGCATCGCGGTATTTGGTGCTGTGGGTGTACCAGTACAGAATAAATTGTATTGGGGTGGTAAAGGATATGGTTGCTGGCTGGAAGATGAAACTGGAGTTCATGCTTTGTCAGGAACCATTAAATCAGGCAATACGCCATTGCGTGTCGTAGGCAGTCGTTCGCATGTGAATGCGGAAACAGCAGAATATCTCGAAAAGCTGGGTGAACATGAACTGGTGTCAGTGGGGAGTTCTCTGAAGTTTTGTTTACTGGCAGAAGGCAAAGCCGATCTGTATCCGCGCTTAGGCCCAACTTGTGAGTGGGATACTGCCGCCGCGCAGGCGGTATTGGAAGGTGCGGGTGGTAAAGTGGAAACGCTGGCAGGGCAGCCGCTACGTTACAGCAAAGCGGATATTTTGAACCCGTGGTTTGTTGCTTCCATCTAA
- the trpD gene encoding anthranilate phosphoribosyltransferase encodes MTVSLEGLYRGESLTSVESEQLFGEVLRGEMDPLVLSSLLTALKVKGESPSEIVGAAKALIAAAKPFPRPDYEFCDIVGTGGDGLHTINISTTAAIVGATCGIKVAKHGNRSVSSKTGSSDLLDKLGIKLDMSPETARHCLDEANICFLFAPQYHSGMRFAAPVRQALKTRTLFNVLGPLINPARPTYQLMGVYSELLLEPIAETLRELGLQKGMVVYGSGLDEIAIHGETQVAEIHGEHIRYHTLTPADFGLKYYTLEAIRGGDPDENRKITEKLLAGKGTDAQQAAIAINLSPLLVMGGKADDLKQGAELAIETLRSGDALDKVTQLATLSHKE; translated from the coding sequence ATGACAGTTTCTCTGGAAGGGTTATACCGTGGTGAGTCACTAACCAGCGTTGAGAGTGAACAACTGTTTGGCGAAGTCTTACGTGGTGAGATGGACCCGCTCGTACTCTCTTCATTGCTTACTGCACTAAAAGTCAAAGGCGAAAGCCCGTCTGAAATCGTGGGTGCCGCTAAGGCACTGATTGCAGCAGCCAAGCCATTTCCTCGTCCAGATTACGAGTTTTGCGATATAGTCGGCACCGGTGGCGATGGGTTGCATACCATCAATATCTCTACCACTGCCGCGATTGTTGGCGCCACTTGCGGCATTAAAGTCGCCAAACATGGCAACCGCAGTGTGTCATCAAAAACTGGTTCCTCTGATTTACTGGACAAACTCGGTATCAAGCTGGATATGAGCCCGGAAACTGCGCGTCATTGTCTGGATGAAGCGAATATCTGTTTCCTGTTTGCGCCGCAATATCACAGTGGTATGCGTTTCGCCGCTCCCGTTCGTCAGGCATTAAAAACCCGCACCCTCTTTAATGTACTCGGCCCATTGATCAACCCAGCCCGCCCTACGTATCAGTTAATGGGTGTCTATTCCGAACTGTTACTGGAACCGATCGCCGAAACCTTGCGTGAGCTGGGCTTACAAAAAGGCATGGTCGTTTATGGCAGTGGGCTGGATGAAATCGCGATCCATGGTGAAACACAAGTAGCTGAAATTCATGGTGAACATATTCGTTACCACACACTGACGCCCGCCGATTTTGGATTGAAATATTACACGCTGGAAGCCATTCGTGGCGGTGATCCGGATGAAAACCGTAAAATCACCGAGAAACTGTTAGCCGGTAAAGGCACCGATGCCCAACAAGCTGCGATTGCCATCAATCTGTCACCGCTATTAGTCATGGGCGGAAAAGCTGATGACCTGAAGCAAGGTGCGGAATTGGCCATTGAAACACTGCGCAGCGGCGATGCCTTGGATAAAGTCACTCAACTGGCTACGTTGAGTCATAAGGAGTAA
- the trpA gene encoding tryptophan synthase subunit alpha codes for MSRYSALFERLDAANQGAFVPFVAIGDPTPALSEQIIEALIAGGADALELAIPFSDPVADGPTIQDAATRALHAHTTPAICFDILARIRAKYPDLPIGLLLYANLVYTHTPEDFYQKAKAAGVDSVLIADVPVEMSAPFKAAADKVGIESIYIAPPNADDDTLKTVAELSSGYTYLLSRAGVTGAETRAQMPVDHLLKALKEFNAPPALLGFGISEPEQVKAAIAAGAAGAISGSAVVKIIEQNLAEPAVMLEKLTTFVKNMKAATLR; via the coding sequence ATGAGTCGTTATTCTGCATTGTTTGAACGTCTAGATGCGGCCAATCAGGGTGCGTTTGTGCCTTTCGTTGCCATTGGTGACCCAACCCCGGCACTGTCCGAGCAGATCATCGAAGCACTAATCGCTGGTGGTGCCGATGCGCTGGAGCTGGCGATCCCGTTCTCCGATCCGGTCGCCGACGGCCCGACCATTCAGGATGCTGCTACTCGTGCGTTGCATGCTCACACCACCCCGGCGATCTGCTTTGATATTCTGGCGCGCATTCGAGCTAAATATCCGGATCTGCCGATTGGTCTGCTGCTGTATGCCAATCTGGTGTATACCCATACGCCGGAAGATTTTTACCAGAAAGCAAAAGCAGCAGGTGTCGATTCGGTGTTGATTGCCGATGTGCCAGTTGAAATGTCAGCACCGTTCAAAGCGGCGGCAGATAAAGTGGGTATTGAGAGCATTTATATTGCGCCACCAAATGCCGACGACGACACACTGAAAACAGTGGCGGAACTCAGCTCCGGCTACACCTATCTGCTGAGTCGTGCCGGTGTGACCGGTGCCGAAACCCGTGCACAAATGCCAGTGGATCATCTGCTGAAAGCACTGAAAGAGTTTAATGCACCACCAGCGCTGCTGGGCTTTGGTATCAGCGAACCTGAACAAGTAAAAGCGGCTATCGCCGCAGGTGCTGCAGGTGCTATTTCGGGTTCCGCGGTGGTAAAAATCATCGAGCAAAATCTGGCGGAACCCGCCGTTATGCTGGAAAAATTAACTACGTTTGTGAAGAACATGAAAGCCGCAACACTGCGTTAA
- a CDS encoding aminodeoxychorismate/anthranilate synthase component II produces MANTIFLLDNFDSFTYNLVDQFRSLGHSVKIYRNNLPAQQIFDQIMASSDNPVLVLSPGPGAPHEAGCMIELIGLCRGKVPIIGICLGHQAICEYYGGTVGSAGEFVHGKVSKIEHSGKDMFMGMSQPLPVARYHSLVATYVPDELEVIARFGEMPMAVLHRADRVMGFQFHPESIMTTEGAQLLTQSLAFITGTDKEV; encoded by the coding sequence ATGGCTAACACCATTTTCCTGTTAGATAACTTCGACTCCTTTACTTATAACTTGGTCGATCAGTTTCGTAGCCTTGGGCACAGTGTAAAGATTTATCGTAACAATCTGCCTGCCCAGCAGATCTTCGATCAGATCATGGCAAGTTCCGATAATCCGGTGCTGGTGCTTTCCCCTGGCCCCGGTGCACCGCACGAAGCCGGTTGTATGATTGAGCTGATCGGTTTATGCCGTGGCAAAGTGCCAATCATTGGCATTTGCCTTGGTCATCAGGCGATCTGTGAGTATTACGGCGGCACCGTAGGCTCTGCCGGCGAGTTCGTTCATGGTAAAGTATCGAAAATCGAACACAGTGGTAAAGACATGTTCATGGGTATGAGTCAGCCACTACCGGTCGCACGTTACCATTCACTGGTCGCGACCTATGTGCCGGATGAGCTGGAAGTGATTGCCCGTTTTGGTGAAATGCCAATGGCCGTATTACACCGAGCCGATCGCGTGATGGGCTTCCAGTTCCACCCTGAGTCAATCATGACGACAGAAGGTGCGCAACTGCTGACACAGAGCCTGGCCTTTATCACTGGCACAGACAAGGAGGTCTGA
- the trpCF gene encoding bifunctional indole-3-glycerol-phosphate synthase TrpC/phosphoribosylanthranilate isomerase TrpF, protein MLFNQALASTVLGKIVADKEIWIAARKVSQPLETFQATLTLSDRDFVGGLRGKTAFILECKKASPSKGLIRNDFSPSAIAKVYGKYASAISVLTDEKYFQGDFAFLPQVRKEVSVPVLCKDFIIDPYQIYLARHHQADAVLLMLSVLNDEQYRELAAVAKSLNMGILTEAISEEEINRAIELSAEVIGINNRDLRDLKIDLNRTRELAPLVPKDRLVICESGIYHHAQVKDLAHYANGFLVGSSLMEEADVDMACRKLILGQNKVCGLTRAEDAKAAYAAGAVFGGLIFVEGSPRHVSVAQARTITEVAPLNFVGVFRNESKEMIQSLVETLQLSVVQLHGDETESYIKKLRSLIPGCQIWKAVAVTDVLPDLNFTADRLLLDSKVGNQSGGTGHAFDWSLLADLPKEKLMLAGGINPENIPEAIKVGCLGVDLNSGVESTPGIKDADKIQRAFVALRNY, encoded by the coding sequence ATGTTGTTTAATCAGGCACTCGCCTCAACCGTGCTGGGTAAAATTGTTGCAGACAAAGAAATTTGGATTGCCGCACGGAAGGTCAGCCAGCCATTGGAAACCTTCCAAGCCACACTGACACTCAGTGATCGCGACTTCGTCGGTGGCTTGCGCGGCAAAACCGCGTTTATTCTGGAATGCAAAAAAGCCTCACCTTCCAAAGGCTTGATCCGCAATGATTTTTCACCGTCTGCAATCGCGAAAGTGTATGGCAAATATGCCTCTGCGATTTCTGTGTTAACCGATGAAAAATACTTCCAGGGCGATTTTGCTTTTCTGCCACAAGTGCGCAAAGAAGTTTCGGTACCAGTGCTGTGCAAAGATTTCATCATCGACCCGTATCAGATCTATCTGGCGCGCCATCATCAGGCCGATGCGGTGTTACTGATGCTGTCCGTATTAAATGATGAACAATATCGGGAACTGGCAGCGGTTGCGAAATCGTTGAACATGGGCATTCTGACCGAAGCGATCAGCGAAGAAGAGATCAACCGTGCCATTGAATTAAGTGCGGAAGTGATTGGTATCAATAACCGTGACCTACGTGATCTGAAAATCGATCTCAACCGCACTCGCGAACTGGCACCTTTAGTACCTAAAGACCGCTTGGTGATCTGTGAGTCTGGTATCTATCATCATGCTCAGGTCAAAGATCTAGCCCATTACGCTAATGGATTCTTGGTCGGCAGTTCACTGATGGAAGAAGCTGATGTCGATATGGCGTGCCGTAAACTGATTTTGGGGCAAAACAAAGTCTGTGGCCTGACCCGTGCAGAAGACGCCAAAGCTGCTTATGCCGCTGGTGCCGTGTTCGGCGGTTTGATTTTTGTGGAAGGCAGCCCGCGACATGTTTCTGTCGCACAGGCTCGCACCATTACAGAAGTCGCGCCGCTGAACTTTGTCGGTGTATTCCGCAACGAAAGCAAAGAGATGATCCAATCGCTGGTGGAAACACTGCAACTGAGCGTAGTGCAGCTCCATGGTGATGAAACCGAAAGTTATATTAAGAAGTTACGTTCACTCATCCCCGGTTGCCAAATTTGGAAAGCGGTGGCAGTCACTGACGTGTTACCCGACCTGAATTTTACCGCCGATCGTTTGCTGCTCGACAGCAAAGTGGGCAATCAAAGTGGTGGCACTGGTCATGCGTTTGACTGGTCGCTGCTGGCTGACTTACCGAAAGAAAAACTGATGTTGGCCGGTGGTATCAACCCGGAAAACATTCCAGAGGCCATCAAAGTCGGTTGCCTCGGCGTAGATTTAAATTCTGGTGTGGAAAGCACGCCCGGCATCAAAGATGCGGACAAAATCCAGCGTGCATTTGTAGCACTGCGTAATTACTGA
- the galU gene encoding UTP--glucose-1-phosphate uridylyltransferase GalU: MSTTQFAVRKAILPVAGLGTRMLPATKAIPKEMLPVVDRPLIEYVVREAIAAGIKEIVLVTHSSKNSIENHFDKSFELEATLEKRVKRQLLAEIQNICPKDVTIMHIRQGEAKGLGHAILCAHPLVGDQPFVVLLPDVLIDDASCDLKTDNLSDMVKQFGETGVSQIMVEPVAKETVDQYGIADVNGETLTPGISLPISQIVEKPAVDKAPSNLAVVGRYVLSADIWPLLEKTPLGAGDEIQLTDAIAMLMEKQPVNAYMMKGKSHDCGSKLGYMKANVEYALRHKSLKNDFKAYLKELIKTLD, from the coding sequence ATGAGCACCACCCAATTTGCAGTTCGTAAAGCGATATTACCTGTAGCGGGTCTGGGTACCCGTATGTTGCCAGCCACCAAAGCAATTCCAAAAGAAATGCTGCCAGTGGTTGACCGCCCACTGATTGAATATGTGGTGCGTGAAGCCATTGCTGCCGGGATTAAAGAAATCGTGCTGGTCACGCATTCCAGTAAAAACTCTATCGAAAACCATTTCGATAAAAGTTTTGAATTAGAAGCAACACTGGAAAAACGTGTTAAGCGTCAGTTGCTGGCTGAGATTCAGAATATCTGCCCGAAAGATGTCACCATCATGCACATTCGCCAGGGCGAAGCCAAAGGCTTGGGCCATGCGATCCTGTGTGCGCACCCACTGGTTGGCGACCAACCATTTGTAGTGTTGCTGCCAGACGTACTAATTGACGATGCATCTTGCGATCTGAAAACAGATAACCTGTCTGACATGGTGAAACAATTTGGTGAAACTGGCGTCAGCCAGATCATGGTTGAGCCTGTCGCCAAAGAAACTGTTGACCAATATGGTATTGCCGATGTCAACGGCGAAACACTGACTCCAGGTATTTCACTGCCAATCAGTCAAATCGTCGAAAAACCAGCGGTTGATAAAGCGCCTTCTAACTTGGCAGTGGTTGGTCGTTATGTGCTGTCTGCTGACATCTGGCCTCTGCTGGAAAAAACACCACTGGGTGCGGGGGATGAAATTCAGCTGACCGATGCCATCGCCATGCTGATGGAAAAACAGCCGGTTAATGCTTATATGATGAAAGGCAAAAGCCACGACTGTGGTAGCAAATTAGGCTATATGAAAGCCAATGTAGAATATGCACTGCGTCATAAATCACTGAAAAATGATTTCAAAGCTTACCTGAAAGAATTAATTAAAACGCTCGATTAA
- a CDS encoding PHP domain-containing protein, which yields MRIDLHSHSTCSDGHLSPAELVARAVEKGVNVLALTDHDTVEGIALAQAAIDADALPLHLLSGVEISCTWDAIEVHVVGLNVDRESPALLALLDSQALARTARGVELGHRLEKNKLPGCYEGAVALANGGMLTRSHFAHYLVEQKHCKTMQNAFDRYLSRGARAYVPHHWASIEEVVIAIHAAGGVAVLAHPGRYKLSTKWLKRLLVLFKEAGGDAIEVSLCQQSPHERSTLGQYCRDYGFMASVGSDFHTPLPWVELGKNLWLPKDVTPVWHVFPAFPDVPQGEEL from the coding sequence ATGCGAATAGATTTACACAGTCACTCCACCTGTTCGGATGGCCATTTATCGCCGGCAGAGCTGGTTGCTCGTGCCGTTGAAAAAGGCGTGAATGTGCTGGCGCTGACCGATCACGATACGGTAGAAGGGATCGCGCTTGCGCAGGCGGCAATTGATGCCGATGCTTTACCCTTACATTTATTGTCGGGTGTGGAAATATCCTGCACCTGGGATGCCATTGAAGTGCATGTGGTTGGTTTAAACGTTGATCGTGAAAGCCCTGCATTGTTGGCACTGCTTGATAGTCAGGCGCTGGCTCGCACAGCGCGTGGTGTCGAATTAGGCCATCGTCTGGAAAAAAATAAGCTCCCTGGTTGTTATGAAGGGGCGGTTGCACTGGCGAACGGCGGCATGTTGACGCGTTCGCATTTTGCGCACTATCTGGTTGAGCAAAAACACTGTAAGACCATGCAGAATGCTTTTGACCGTTATTTATCGCGTGGTGCTCGCGCTTATGTGCCACATCACTGGGCCAGCATTGAAGAGGTTGTTATCGCCATTCACGCGGCGGGTGGGGTTGCCGTATTAGCGCATCCTGGCCGTTATAAACTTTCTACTAAGTGGCTGAAACGTCTTCTGGTATTATTTAAAGAAGCCGGTGGCGATGCCATCGAAGTGAGTTTATGTCAGCAAAGTCCGCATGAGCGGTCAACGCTGGGTCAGTATTGCCGTGATTACGGATTTATGGCATCGGTTGGCTCAGATTTTCATACACCGCTACCTTGGGTTGAGTTAGGTAAAAACTTGTGGCTCCCCAAGGATGTGACGCCCGTCTGGCATGTTTTTCCTGCATTTCCTGACGTCCCGCAAGGGGAGGAATTATGA
- a CDS encoding YciI family protein, with amino-acid sequence MWYVIIAEDIENSLPLRKEHRPAHLARLQALQAEGRVLTAGPNPAIDADDPGEAGFSGSVMIVDFPSLTEAKAWADADPFVAAGVYGKVTVKPYKQTI; translated from the coding sequence ATGTGGTACGTCATCATCGCAGAAGATATTGAGAACAGCCTGCCATTACGTAAAGAACACCGCCCAGCCCATCTTGCACGCTTACAAGCATTGCAAGCCGAAGGCCGCGTACTGACTGCGGGCCCAAACCCAGCGATTGATGCGGATGATCCGGGCGAAGCCGGCTTCAGCGGCAGCGTGATGATTGTGGATTTTCCATCATTGACCGAAGCGAAAGCGTGGGCGGATGCTGATCCGTTCGTTGCGGCCGGCGTCTATGGCAAAGTAACAGTAAAACCGTATAAACAAACCATCTGA
- the trpB gene encoding tryptophan synthase subunit beta, giving the protein MTLLDPFFGEFGGMYSPQILMPVLLELEKAFVDAKDDPEFQAEFQHLLKEYAGRPTPLTLCRNLTQGTKTKIYLKREDLLHGGAHKTNQVLGQALLAKRMGKTRIIAETGAGQHGVATALACALLNLPCRIYMGAVDCERQKPNVFRMRLMGAEVIPVHAGSSTLKDACNEAMRDWTANYKDTHYILGTAAGPHPFPTIVREFQRMIGEEAKAQILEAEGRLPDAVVACVGGGSNAIGMFATFIEEEGVRLIGVEPAGHGIETGKHGAPIGHARKGIYLGMVSYLMQDNDGQVEESHSISAGLDFPSVGPQHAYLSSIGRADYPSATDQEALDAFQELSRREGIIPALESSHALAHALKMARSEPEKEQILIVNLSGRGDKDIFTVADALEGKGALL; this is encoded by the coding sequence ATGACTTTACTTGACCCATTTTTTGGTGAATTTGGCGGGATGTACTCCCCGCAAATTCTGATGCCAGTGCTGCTGGAGCTGGAAAAAGCGTTTGTTGATGCCAAGGATGATCCAGAGTTTCAGGCCGAATTTCAGCATCTGCTGAAAGAATATGCCGGTCGTCCAACACCATTGACCTTGTGTCGTAACCTAACGCAGGGTACCAAAACTAAAATTTACCTGAAACGTGAAGATTTGCTGCACGGCGGTGCGCACAAAACCAATCAGGTATTAGGCCAAGCCTTGCTGGCAAAACGTATGGGCAAAACCCGAATCATCGCCGAAACCGGCGCAGGTCAGCACGGTGTAGCAACGGCTTTAGCCTGTGCGCTACTCAATCTGCCTTGCCGCATCTACATGGGTGCGGTTGACTGCGAACGCCAAAAACCAAACGTATTCCGTATGCGTTTGATGGGCGCCGAAGTTATTCCGGTACACGCCGGTTCTTCCACGCTGAAAGATGCGTGTAACGAAGCGATGCGCGATTGGACTGCTAACTATAAAGATACCCATTACATTCTGGGTACTGCCGCTGGCCCGCACCCGTTCCCGACTATTGTGCGTGAATTCCAACGTATGATCGGTGAAGAAGCGAAAGCACAAATTCTGGAAGCGGAAGGTCGTCTGCCTGATGCGGTTGTTGCTTGTGTCGGTGGTGGCTCTAACGCGATTGGTATGTTTGCCACCTTCATTGAAGAAGAAGGCGTTCGCCTGATTGGTGTGGAACCAGCAGGTCACGGTATCGAAACCGGTAAACATGGCGCACCAATTGGTCATGCCCGTAAAGGTATTTATCTGGGTATGGTCTCTTATCTGATGCAAGATAACGACGGCCAGGTTGAAGAATCACACTCGATCTCTGCCGGTCTGGATTTCCCATCAGTTGGCCCGCAGCACGCATACTTGTCGTCTATTGGCCGTGCGGACTACCCATCTGCAACCGACCAGGAAGCCTTGGATGCGTTCCAAGAGCTCTCCCGTCGTGAAGGTATTATCCCAGCTCTGGAATCTTCCCATGCACTGGCTCACGCGCTGAAAATGGCACGTTCTGAACCAGAAAAAGAGCAGATTTTGATCGTGAATTTATCCGGTCGTGGCGATAAAGATATTTTTACTGTTGCTGATGCACTGGAAGGCAAAGGAGCGCTGTTATGA
- a CDS encoding ComEA family DNA-binding protein, with translation MLNKAIFTLLLSALPFVANTALAVENQVAAFSDATVNIGEQTSIDLNTASVEQLMTLKGIGKKKAQAIITYREKHHGFQRIEELEQVKGIGPKLLSSNLARLSINNIVQPANFSAETQMPLNKNPYMTPE, from the coding sequence ATGCTCAACAAAGCTATTTTTACTTTACTGCTTTCAGCTTTACCATTCGTAGCAAATACGGCACTGGCTGTAGAAAATCAAGTTGCAGCATTCAGTGACGCCACGGTCAATATTGGTGAACAAACATCAATCGATTTAAATACTGCGTCTGTGGAACAATTAATGACCCTTAAAGGGATCGGTAAAAAGAAAGCACAAGCAATCATCACTTACCGTGAAAAACATCATGGCTTTCAGCGCATCGAAGAGCTTGAGCAAGTCAAAGGTATTGGCCCCAAATTACTCAGCAGTAATCTGGCGCGATTAAGCATCAATAACATAGTACAACCAGCTAATTTTTCAGCAGAAACACAAATGCCACTGAACAAAAATCCTTATATGACACCGGAATGA
- a CDS encoding anthranilate synthase component 1 yields MSPSLPTGQRLTLREKAHYVADPLELFTQLTEPADNSLLLESAEIDTKTGTQSMLLIDACVRMVCQGLTVTATALNSNGEAVLNLLASTLPDSVNKQREANQLQLVFPENTDIQDEDSRLKALSVLDSLRTLLTHSVDAEAVNLFLGGIFAYDLIANFERLPDVADSDNTCPDFCFYVAETLIHIDHIHKTTHLQAALFGGESGAHELPRLQHRLASLKEYCNHFRASTVSKKETLPSQLNVDKSDKTYCADVEKLKGNIRKGDIFQVVPSRCFSLPCPQPLIAYRELKRTNPSPYMFYMNDQDFTLFGASPESAVKFEHKSRQVEMYPIAGTRRRGLNADGSINLDLDGRLELELRQDSKETAEHMMLVDLARNDIARISEPGSRYVKDLLKVDRYSHVMHLVSRVVGTLRHDLDALHAYQACMNMGTLTGAPKIRASELIREVEQKRRGSYGGAVGYLNSDGDMDTCIVIRSAFVKNGIAYVQAGAGVVFDSKPQAEADETRGKAAAVLNAIALAHGTTLAVITAQASQAAQMHKEAAHG; encoded by the coding sequence ATGAGCCCATCTCTCCCAACCGGTCAACGTCTCACGCTGCGTGAGAAAGCTCACTATGTCGCTGATCCATTAGAACTGTTTACCCAACTGACGGAACCAGCAGATAACAGCCTGCTGCTGGAATCTGCCGAGATCGATACCAAAACCGGCACGCAGAGCATGTTATTGATTGATGCCTGTGTTCGTATGGTTTGCCAAGGCCTCACCGTCACAGCCACTGCATTGAACAGTAACGGTGAAGCCGTGCTGAATTTGTTGGCTTCGACGCTACCCGATAGCGTGAACAAGCAACGCGAAGCCAATCAGTTACAGCTGGTTTTCCCTGAAAACACCGATATTCAGGATGAAGACAGCCGCCTGAAAGCACTGTCCGTATTAGACAGCTTGCGCACGTTGCTGACTCACAGTGTCGATGCCGAAGCAGTGAATCTATTTTTGGGCGGCATATTCGCCTATGACTTAATTGCCAATTTTGAACGTCTGCCAGATGTCGCTGATAGCGATAACACCTGCCCTGATTTTTGCTTCTATGTGGCAGAAACGCTGATCCATATCGACCATATTCATAAAACCACCCATTTGCAGGCCGCTCTATTTGGTGGTGAATCAGGTGCGCATGAACTGCCTCGCCTGCAACACCGCTTGGCCAGCCTGAAAGAATATTGTAACCATTTCCGCGCCAGTACCGTTTCCAAAAAAGAGACGCTGCCATCGCAGTTAAATGTCGATAAGAGCGATAAAACCTACTGTGCCGATGTTGAAAAGCTGAAAGGTAATATCCGTAAAGGCGACATCTTCCAAGTCGTGCCATCACGTTGTTTCAGCCTGCCGTGCCCGCAACCGCTGATCGCTTACCGTGAACTGAAACGCACCAACCCAAGCCCGTATATGTTCTACATGAACGATCAGGATTTCACCCTGTTTGGTGCTTCCCCTGAAAGTGCAGTGAAATTTGAACATAAGAGCCGTCAGGTGGAAATGTACCCAATTGCTGGCACGCGTCGTCGCGGCCTGAATGCCGATGGTTCGATCAATCTCGATCTCGATGGCCGTTTAGAGTTGGAACTGCGTCAAGACAGCAAAGAAACCGCTGAACATATGATGCTGGTTGATCTGGCACGCAACGACATCGCACGCATCAGCGAGCCCGGCAGCCGTTATGTCAAAGATCTACTGAAAGTCGATCGCTACAGCCATGTAATGCACTTGGTATCACGCGTGGTGGGAACACTGCGTCATGATTTGGATGCCCTGCACGCTTATCAGGCTTGCATGAACATGGGCACCCTGACCGGTGCGCCAAAAATCCGCGCATCAGAGCTGATCCGTGAAGTGGAACAAAAACGCCGTGGCAGCTACGGTGGTGCGGTGGGTTATCTGAACAGCGATGGCGATATGGATACCTGCATCGTGATCCGCTCAGCATTTGTAAAAAATGGCATTGCTTATGTGCAAGCCGGCGCAGGTGTAGTGTTTGATTCCAAACCACAGGCAGAAGCTGATGAAACGCGTGGTAAAGCCGCTGCAGTATTAAATGCCATTGCGCTGGCACACGGCACCACACTGGCAGTAATTACTGCCCAAGCCTCACAAGCAGCACAAATGCACAAGGAGGCCGCTCATGGCTAA